The following proteins come from a genomic window of Verrucomicrobiales bacterium:
- the asnB gene encoding asparagine synthase (glutamine-hydrolyzing), protein MCGIAGAFNIREQEAPTEELIRGMLGAIRHRGPDQFGILLNKTAALGSARLSIIDLSHGRQPISNEDKTLWIVYNGEVFNYLELRTELEAKGHVFTTHTDTEVILHLYEQYGEACLSRLNGQFAIAILDTRNRRLFLARDRVGVRPVYHTLVNGRLLFGSEIKELFIDPAVRRALKPKVLEEIFVYWCPSSAQSLFEGIEELPPGCYLVADQRGVRIERWWDFAFTSAKDLPPAARERTAEGWAEMLRDRLTEATKLRLRADVTVGAYLSGGLDSSVISALVTQIHPSQLNTFSISFTNPDYDERAFQVEVARALNTNHTAVEIDHPDIGNAFPAVIWHCESALTRTSPVPLFLLSKAVRSAGIKVVLTGEGADEFLGGYDIFKENKIRRFWARVPDSKWRHRLLGRLYEDIPGITKLSTAYLARFFEEGLTETGLPYYSHLVRWRNNQRCCRFFSSSLQQRLNTEKFRLWDTLIPPRGFSSWSPLEQAQHWEIKLFLSRYLLSSQGDRVGMAHSIEGRFPFLDRDVLELCAQMPSHLKLRGLTEKFILRKALGHLVPPIIAQRPKRPYRAPIHRSFFHEKTPSYVRELLSPEAIDAAGWFNAGAVSQLVARVDSGRPLGETDDMALAGILSTQLVHEQFIHRFQPPPPLSEKEDVAVIKTVNDLR, encoded by the coding sequence ATGTGCGGGATTGCCGGAGCCTTCAACATTCGCGAGCAGGAAGCTCCGACGGAGGAGTTAATCCGCGGCATGCTGGGCGCGATCCGGCATCGGGGCCCGGACCAGTTTGGGATCCTGTTGAACAAAACCGCCGCACTGGGCAGTGCGCGCTTGAGCATCATCGACCTGAGTCACGGCCGACAGCCGATCTCCAACGAAGACAAAACGCTCTGGATCGTTTACAACGGGGAGGTCTTCAACTATCTCGAACTCCGAACCGAACTTGAAGCCAAGGGCCACGTCTTTACCACCCACACCGACACCGAGGTGATCCTTCACCTCTATGAACAGTATGGGGAGGCCTGCCTTTCGCGACTGAACGGACAGTTCGCCATCGCCATTCTCGATACCCGCAACCGCCGCCTCTTCCTGGCGCGCGATCGGGTGGGGGTGCGGCCGGTCTACCACACGCTCGTCAACGGCCGCCTGCTTTTTGGATCCGAGATCAAGGAGCTGTTCATCGATCCCGCCGTGCGACGGGCGCTCAAGCCAAAGGTGCTCGAGGAGATCTTCGTGTATTGGTGTCCCAGCTCGGCCCAGTCACTTTTCGAAGGCATCGAGGAATTACCGCCGGGTTGCTACTTGGTGGCCGATCAACGTGGTGTCCGTATCGAACGTTGGTGGGATTTCGCGTTCACATCGGCCAAGGATCTCCCGCCCGCCGCTCGAGAAAGAACGGCCGAGGGATGGGCTGAAATGCTCCGCGATCGGTTGACGGAGGCGACCAAACTTCGCTTGCGCGCGGATGTCACGGTCGGAGCCTACCTCAGTGGCGGACTCGACTCCTCGGTCATCAGCGCCCTGGTGACTCAGATCCATCCATCTCAGCTCAACACGTTCTCCATCAGCTTCACCAATCCGGATTATGACGAGCGCGCCTTCCAGGTGGAAGTGGCCCGAGCTCTGAACACCAACCACACCGCAGTGGAGATCGACCATCCGGACATTGGGAACGCGTTCCCCGCAGTGATCTGGCATTGTGAGTCGGCCCTCACTCGAACCTCGCCGGTTCCGCTCTTTTTGCTCTCGAAAGCAGTCCGGTCAGCCGGAATCAAAGTCGTCCTGACGGGAGAAGGTGCCGACGAGTTCCTAGGTGGCTACGATATTTTCAAGGAGAACAAAATCCGCCGCTTCTGGGCGCGGGTCCCCGACTCCAAATGGCGGCATCGGCTGCTCGGTCGGCTCTATGAGGACATTCCCGGGATTACCAAGCTGAGCACCGCCTACCTGGCTCGCTTCTTTGAGGAAGGTCTCACCGAGACGGGACTGCCTTACTATTCCCACTTGGTTCGATGGCGAAACAATCAGCGTTGCTGTCGATTCTTCTCCTCGTCGCTACAGCAGCGGCTCAACACGGAGAAGTTTCGACTCTGGGACACGCTCATCCCCCCCAGAGGATTCTCCAGCTGGAGCCCGCTAGAACAAGCGCAGCACTGGGAGATCAAACTCTTCCTGTCGCGCTACCTGCTCTCGAGTCAGGGAGATCGGGTCGGCATGGCGCACTCGATCGAAGGGCGGTTCCCCTTCCTGGATCGCGATGTTCTCGAACTGTGCGCTCAGATGCCCAGCCATCTCAAGCTGCGTGGTCTCACGGAGAAATTCATCCTGCGGAAGGCGCTCGGACACTTGGTTCCTCCGATCATCGCCCAACGGCCGAAGCGACCGTACCGCGCCCCGATCCATCGCAGCTTCTTTCACGAGAAGACCCCCAGCTATGTGCGTGAACTATTGTCTCCGGAAGCGATCGATGCCGCCGGATGGTTCAACGCCGGGGCCGTGAGCCAACTCGTCGCTCGAGTGGATAGCGGCCGACCGCTCGGCGAAACCGACGACATGGCCCTCGCAGGAATCCTGTCAACCCAACTCGTCCACGAACAGTTCATCCACCGCTTCCAACCCCCACCCCCGTTGTCTGAGAAGGAAGATGTGGCGGTGATTAAGACGGTGAACGATTTGAGGTAG
- a CDS encoding acyl carrier protein has protein sequence MSEIKQNVRQFVVNHFLFGQDPGLTDDASFLEQGFIDSTGVLELVAFIEKEYATKVSDDELVPDNLDSITSIADFIERKRCA, from the coding sequence ATGAGCGAAATCAAACAAAACGTTCGGCAATTTGTGGTGAACCACTTCCTCTTCGGCCAGGACCCCGGACTGACCGACGACGCCTCCTTCCTGGAACAGGGATTCATCGATTCCACCGGGGTGTTGGAACTGGTCGCGTTCATCGAGAAGGAATACGCGACCAAAGTCAGCGATGACGAATTGGTCCCCGACAACCTCGATTCCATAACCTCGATCGCTGATTTCATCGAACGGAAACGCTGCGCATAG
- the nadE gene encoding NAD(+) synthase, whose amino-acid sequence MSIPAFHSDQLKIDAAKEVDNIGNFLRVALARTLRRRGIVVGISGGIDSAVTAALAVRALGPERVFCLLMPERESSPDTLALSRGLAQHLDTRFEVEDITQTLEAVGFYRRYRDAVRKVVPDYGEGWGSKMVATTSAEQRGFTFFSLVVANPAGETRTVRLPIEVYLEIVATTNFKQRCRKLLEYHYADRWNFAVAGTPNLLEYDQGFFVKNGDGAADIKPIAHLYKTQVYQLAEYLGIPTEIRQRPPTTDTYSLAQGQDEFYFALPYREMDLCLYGLNHGIPASQVARAAGISEAQVTNAWANIQQKRSTVHYLHLPPLVLPRTPELLAA is encoded by the coding sequence ATGAGCATCCCAGCCTTTCACTCCGACCAACTCAAGATCGACGCCGCCAAGGAGGTCGACAACATCGGCAACTTTCTGCGGGTTGCCCTGGCTCGAACGCTCCGCCGCCGCGGAATCGTGGTTGGAATTTCAGGGGGCATTGATAGCGCCGTCACCGCTGCACTGGCGGTCCGCGCCCTGGGTCCTGAGCGCGTCTTCTGTCTACTCATGCCCGAACGCGAATCGAGCCCGGATACTCTCGCCCTGAGTCGCGGCCTGGCTCAACATCTGGACACGCGATTCGAAGTCGAGGACATAACCCAAACGCTGGAAGCTGTGGGATTTTATCGTCGGTATCGCGATGCGGTTCGGAAAGTGGTACCCGACTACGGCGAAGGCTGGGGATCCAAAATGGTGGCCACCACTTCGGCTGAACAACGCGGATTCACCTTTTTCTCGTTGGTCGTGGCCAACCCCGCCGGAGAGACTCGAACGGTGCGATTGCCCATCGAAGTGTATCTCGAGATCGTCGCGACCACCAATTTCAAGCAGCGCTGCCGCAAACTGCTGGAGTATCACTACGCTGATCGATGGAACTTCGCCGTTGCTGGAACTCCTAATCTTTTGGAATACGATCAAGGCTTCTTTGTCAAAAATGGGGACGGCGCCGCTGACATCAAACCCATCGCGCATCTCTACAAAACACAGGTGTATCAACTGGCTGAGTATCTCGGTATTCCGACGGAAATCCGCCAGCGTCCCCCCACCACCGACACCTACTCCCTGGCCCAAGGACAGGATGAGTTCTACTTTGCGCTTCCTTACCGGGAAATGGATCTCTGCCTCTACGGCTTAAACCACGGGATTCCAGCGAGTCAGGTCGCCCGCGCGGCCGGCATTTCGGAGGCTCAGGTGACGAACGCCTGGGCGAACATCCAGCAGAAGCGCAGCACCGTTCATTACCTTCACCTCCCACCTCTCGTGCTGCCGCGCACCCCTGAACTGCTGGCAGCCTAG
- a CDS encoding acyltransferase has translation MSIFDTPHLEIGDGTRINEQVFVGGLQSAKSKLIVGRNCQIMQMTFINPARSITIGDDSGIGGHCLIFGHSSWLSEFEGYPVEFEDIVIGKSVSLTWRVFVLPGTTIGDGAVIGANSLVRGKVPGRCLAVGFPARVVSREPDFPRPMSYEDKREVLEKLLVEYEQFLSEYGFQCRSGPGTFQVQDSKSGKSWLMKVAFTSDDPLPAHETSVFLSLATLSQSRRDELDRLRIPWIDIASKDRSDQGNHFAEETVQFLRRYGVRLYRPGWPHAEVSDNRSTQPDDLPNYRSAA, from the coding sequence ATGTCGATTTTTGACACGCCTCATCTCGAGATCGGCGACGGCACGCGCATCAATGAACAGGTCTTCGTAGGTGGCCTCCAGTCGGCCAAGTCCAAGCTGATCGTTGGCCGCAACTGCCAGATCATGCAGATGACATTCATCAACCCCGCGCGATCAATCACCATCGGGGACGATTCCGGAATCGGCGGACACTGCCTGATCTTCGGTCACAGCTCTTGGCTCAGTGAGTTCGAGGGCTATCCCGTGGAGTTCGAGGATATCGTCATCGGCAAAAGCGTCTCGCTCACCTGGCGGGTCTTTGTGCTGCCAGGAACCACGATCGGTGATGGCGCGGTCATTGGCGCCAACTCGCTGGTCCGGGGCAAAGTCCCGGGACGCTGCCTCGCGGTTGGATTTCCGGCTCGGGTCGTCAGCCGCGAGCCGGATTTTCCTCGTCCCATGTCGTATGAAGACAAGCGCGAGGTTCTGGAAAAGCTCCTGGTCGAGTATGAGCAATTTCTGAGCGAATACGGTTTCCAATGCCGCAGTGGGCCGGGAACGTTCCAGGTTCAGGATTCAAAGAGTGGAAAGAGCTGGCTCATGAAGGTGGCCTTCACGAGCGACGATCCGCTGCCCGCTCACGAAACCAGTGTGTTTCTGAGTCTGGCGACGCTTTCTCAGTCCCGTCGTGACGAACTCGATCGACTGAGAATTCCCTGGATCGACATCGCCTCTAAGGACCGATCCGATCAAGGAAACCATTTCGCCGAGGAGACAGTGCAGTTCCTGCGACGCTACGGCGTTCGCCTCTATCGACCCGGATGGCCACATGCCGAAGTCTCCGACAATCGCTCCACACAACCCGACGATCTACCCAATTACCGATCCGCCGCCTAA
- a CDS encoding fucose isomerase: MKMRKLKPKQAYLIANGDLRLAANQKCWSEQSKMEATLTQAFRKEGWKLIRAHGYDAKLKHGFIDSQKRGLEVFRDIDPDAPLVVAESVWQYSQHVLPGLYTHRGPILTVANWSGTWPGLVGMLNLNGSLTKMGVAYSTLWSENFTDGFFRNGLREWLSSGAVSHDQSHVHPLDLVKIPEKDASIGRDFARRFRAEKAILGVFDEGCMGMHNAIIPDELLNPTGVFKERLSQSSLYAAIQQVTDSEAKEVLAWYRKKGVNFQLGTDEETELTENQVLQQCKMYIAAVRLADDFGCASIGIQYQQGLKDLTPASDLVEGTLNNADRPPVKSLRTGKVLFAGEALPHFNEVDECAGLDGLLTYRLWRELGFAPENTLHDLRWGQHYKGAGVDDYVWVFLISGAAPPAHFNGGWRGASSERQPAMYFRLGGGTLKGISKRGHIVWSRIFIKDGRLCADVGVARIVDLPEAETERRWRETTPQWPIMHAVLDGVSRDQMMARHKSNHIQVVYAPNAAEAQRGARIKAAALTELGLQVALCGSVNLA; this comes from the coding sequence ATGAAGATGCGCAAACTTAAGCCGAAACAAGCATACCTCATCGCCAACGGAGACCTCCGACTCGCCGCCAACCAAAAATGCTGGTCTGAGCAGTCGAAAATGGAAGCCACCCTGACCCAGGCCTTCCGCAAGGAGGGATGGAAACTCATCCGCGCCCATGGCTATGACGCCAAGCTCAAGCATGGCTTCATTGACTCCCAAAAACGCGGGCTTGAGGTCTTCCGCGACATCGATCCGGATGCCCCGCTGGTCGTGGCCGAATCGGTCTGGCAGTACAGCCAACATGTTCTCCCCGGCCTCTATACCCACCGCGGTCCGATTCTTACGGTCGCCAACTGGAGCGGCACCTGGCCGGGACTGGTCGGCATGTTGAACCTGAATGGCTCGCTGACCAAAATGGGCGTGGCCTACAGCACCCTCTGGAGCGAAAATTTTACCGATGGTTTTTTCCGCAACGGCCTGCGCGAATGGCTGAGCTCCGGAGCCGTGTCGCATGATCAAAGCCATGTGCATCCGCTGGACCTGGTAAAAATCCCCGAGAAAGACGCCTCCATCGGACGCGACTTCGCCCGCCGATTCCGCGCCGAGAAGGCAATTCTTGGAGTGTTCGACGAAGGGTGCATGGGCATGCACAATGCCATCATTCCGGATGAACTACTCAACCCCACCGGCGTCTTCAAAGAACGCTTGAGCCAATCGTCGCTCTACGCCGCGATACAGCAAGTAACCGACTCTGAAGCCAAGGAGGTGCTCGCCTGGTATCGCAAGAAGGGAGTGAACTTCCAGCTCGGCACGGACGAGGAAACCGAACTCACCGAAAATCAGGTTCTACAGCAGTGCAAGATGTACATCGCGGCCGTGCGGCTGGCCGATGACTTCGGCTGCGCCTCCATCGGCATCCAATATCAACAGGGACTCAAGGATCTGACCCCAGCCAGCGACCTGGTCGAAGGCACGCTCAACAATGCCGACCGCCCTCCGGTGAAATCCCTCCGCACCGGCAAGGTGTTGTTCGCCGGTGAAGCCCTTCCCCACTTCAACGAAGTGGATGAGTGCGCGGGTCTGGATGGGTTGCTCACCTATCGCCTCTGGCGCGAACTTGGCTTCGCTCCGGAAAACACGCTGCATGATCTACGATGGGGACAGCACTACAAGGGCGCGGGAGTGGATGACTATGTCTGGGTGTTCCTGATCTCGGGCGCCGCGCCGCCGGCTCACTTCAACGGCGGCTGGCGAGGTGCTAGCAGCGAGCGGCAACCGGCCATGTATTTCCGCCTGGGCGGAGGAACCCTCAAGGGTATCTCCAAGCGCGGTCACATTGTGTGGAGCCGCATTTTCATCAAGGACGGACGTCTCTGCGCCGATGTGGGCGTCGCCCGCATTGTCGACCTGCCCGAGGCCGAAACCGAACGCCGCTGGCGCGAGACCACGCCACAATGGCCAATCATGCATGCCGTGCTGGACGGCGTCAGCCGTGACCAGATGATGGCGCGTCACAAATCAAACCACATCCAGGTGGTCTACGCCCCCAATGCCGCCGAGGCCCAGCGGGGCGCGCGCATCAAGGCAGCAGCACTCACTGAACTAGGGCTTCAGGTGGCGCTCTGCGGCTCGGTCAATCTGGCGTAG
- a CDS encoding AMP-binding protein, with protein MQPMLVQHFLEHSAERFPEKTALVCEGRRWTYRQMDDLANRVANSLIGLGVKRGDRVGICLRNSAEAVASIFGILKAGGVFVPVNATIKRDKLEYILNNCQATALIFDSRTSAKLTLAADSTTVTSLKGGLVTGPEEGTLTRWGRPVQPWSSLEAALPSTRPKPQNIDVDLACLIYTSGTTGDAKGVMSDHSNMVFASGSIMEYLGMRSDDVIINVLPLSFDYGLYQLLMTFRAGGTLVLENSFAYPAAILNLLVKEKVTGFPGVPTLFEILLRLDLSAYDLSSLRFLTNTAAALPPSRVLDLRNRFPQARVFSMYGLTETKRTLYLPPEWLDAKPGSVGIAIPGTEVWIEDEAGNRLGPGQTGELVARGRHVMRGYWQAEEATARRFPPGRTPGERVCRTGDLFRMDEDGCCYFVARKDDVIKSRGEKVAPKEVENVIYALPGVREVAVVGVPDPILGQAVKALVVSESKDLTAASVLAHCRAHLEDFMVPKLVEFRESLPKTESGKIARKELV; from the coding sequence ATGCAACCCATGCTGGTCCAACACTTTTTGGAACACTCGGCCGAGCGGTTCCCTGAGAAGACGGCGCTGGTCTGTGAAGGCCGCCGATGGACCTATCGTCAGATGGATGACTTGGCCAATCGCGTGGCCAACAGTCTGATCGGCCTAGGGGTGAAGCGCGGAGATCGGGTAGGCATTTGCCTGCGCAACTCGGCGGAAGCCGTTGCGTCCATTTTCGGCATTCTCAAGGCCGGTGGGGTCTTTGTCCCCGTGAACGCCACGATCAAACGGGACAAGCTGGAATACATTCTCAATAACTGCCAAGCCACCGCCCTCATTTTCGACAGCCGGACCTCCGCCAAGCTGACCCTGGCGGCAGACTCCACCACGGTGACCTCCTTGAAGGGGGGACTGGTGACCGGTCCGGAGGAAGGAACGCTGACGCGCTGGGGACGGCCCGTGCAACCTTGGTCGAGCCTCGAAGCGGCCCTGCCCTCGACGCGACCGAAACCGCAGAACATCGATGTCGATCTCGCCTGCCTCATCTACACCTCGGGAACTACCGGGGATGCCAAGGGCGTGATGAGCGACCACAGCAACATGGTGTTTGCCTCCGGCTCCATCATGGAATACCTGGGCATGCGATCGGACGATGTGATCATCAACGTCCTTCCGCTTTCCTTTGACTACGGACTCTACCAACTTCTGATGACTTTCCGAGCCGGCGGGACGCTGGTGCTGGAAAACTCGTTCGCTTACCCTGCCGCCATCCTGAACCTCCTGGTGAAGGAAAAGGTCACCGGATTCCCGGGTGTTCCCACGTTGTTTGAGATCCTGCTCCGGCTCGACTTGAGCGCCTACGATCTGTCGTCGCTTCGCTTTCTGACCAACACCGCCGCAGCCCTTCCGCCGAGTCGTGTTCTAGACCTGCGGAACCGCTTTCCACAAGCGCGGGTGTTCTCGATGTATGGACTGACCGAGACCAAACGAACGCTTTATCTACCCCCGGAGTGGCTCGACGCCAAACCGGGCTCGGTGGGCATCGCCATTCCCGGGACCGAAGTCTGGATCGAAGACGAGGCCGGAAATCGCCTCGGGCCAGGCCAGACCGGCGAGCTGGTGGCCCGTGGTCGACATGTGATGCGTGGCTACTGGCAGGCGGAGGAAGCCACCGCACGTCGTTTCCCTCCCGGCCGCACGCCGGGAGAACGGGTCTGCCGCACGGGAGATCTGTTCCGCATGGATGAGGACGGATGCTGCTATTTCGTCGCCCGCAAGGACGACGTCATCAAGAGCCGAGGAGAGAAAGTCGCACCGAAAGAAGTGGAGAACGTCATCTACGCCCTGCCCGGTGTGCGCGAGGTCGCGGTCGTGGGAGTCCCCGACCCGATCCTCGGGCAGGCGGTAAAGGCGCTCGTGGTGAGCGAATCGAAGGACCTCACCGCCGCGTCCGTCCTGGCTCATTGTCGCGCCCATCTCGAAGACTTCATGGTCCCCAAACTGGTCGAGTTCAGGGAATCCCTACCCAAGACCGAGTCGGGCAAGATCGCCCGAAAGGAGTTGGTCTAA
- a CDS encoding ketoacyl-ACP synthase III gives MAISHLIPPQLRGIVSSVPKRRFDNLADTVQFPKEDVEKVVRMAGVKARRVADDETCSSDLCRVAATELLQQLGWSPDSIDGLIFVTQSPDYFLPSTACLLHRALGLSPHCAAFDLGLGCSGYPYGLSLATMMLQSSGYRRLLLLHGETPTRFSDQGDRSVALLFGDAGSATALEADPEAAQRSRWTFDLQTDGTGSEDLIIRGGGYRKRFPTDPRDCFVNMNGANVFNFTIKRIPALIQSTLAAAQRSKAEVDYFIFHQSNQFIIKHLAKKEGLPESKLPLTLGEFGSVGGPSIPLTLTQGGLQRPPDRSLSLLLLGYGVGLSWGSALIDLAPTTHLGHVEYP, from the coding sequence ATGGCCATCAGTCACCTGATTCCCCCTCAACTTCGCGGTATCGTTTCGAGCGTGCCTAAACGTCGGTTCGATAACCTCGCCGATACCGTGCAATTTCCTAAAGAGGATGTGGAGAAGGTGGTGCGCATGGCCGGAGTCAAAGCGCGCCGGGTAGCCGATGATGAGACGTGCAGCAGCGATCTGTGTCGCGTCGCCGCCACGGAATTACTCCAGCAGCTGGGCTGGAGCCCGGATTCCATCGATGGGCTCATCTTCGTGACCCAAAGCCCCGATTACTTTCTCCCTTCCACCGCCTGCCTGCTTCATCGTGCGCTCGGGCTCTCGCCACACTGTGCCGCGTTTGACCTGGGATTGGGCTGCTCGGGCTATCCCTACGGGCTCTCGCTCGCCACGATGATGCTGCAGTCCTCCGGCTACCGCCGCCTGCTCCTGCTTCACGGCGAAACTCCCACGCGCTTCTCGGATCAAGGCGACCGATCCGTAGCTCTGCTGTTCGGCGATGCCGGTTCCGCCACCGCTCTCGAGGCCGACCCTGAGGCCGCCCAACGAAGTCGGTGGACCTTTGATCTCCAAACCGACGGCACCGGCTCCGAGGATCTCATTATCCGCGGGGGTGGCTATCGCAAACGGTTCCCCACCGATCCGCGCGACTGTTTCGTCAACATGAACGGAGCCAACGTGTTCAACTTTACGATCAAGCGCATCCCCGCACTCATCCAATCGACCCTCGCAGCCGCGCAGCGTTCCAAGGCCGAGGTGGATTACTTCATCTTCCATCAGTCCAATCAGTTCATCATCAAACACCTCGCCAAGAAGGAAGGCCTCCCTGAGTCCAAATTGCCGCTCACCCTGGGAGAATTTGGCAGCGTGGGAGGTCCCTCCATCCCACTCACACTAACCCAGGGGGGCTTGCAGCGCCCTCCCGACCGCTCGTTGAGCCTGCTGCTACTGGGCTACGGAGTGGGGCTCTCCTGGGGATCCGCCCTGATCGACCTCGCCCCGACGACTCATCTGGGCCATGTCGAGTACCCCTAG
- a CDS encoding acyl carrier protein encodes MTSLTEAQALEWVANLFAVPPDTLSLDTSRNDIVLWDSLGVLMIIASLDEEFGITVTDADMRNCTKVRDLVALLNKHGRIAA; translated from the coding sequence ATGACATCGTTAACGGAAGCTCAAGCGCTGGAGTGGGTGGCTAACCTCTTTGCCGTCCCTCCAGATACCCTCAGCCTGGATACCTCCCGCAACGATATCGTTCTGTGGGATTCCTTGGGAGTGCTCATGATTATCGCCAGTCTCGACGAAGAGTTCGGGATCACGGTCACCGATGCCGACATGCGTAACTGCACCAAGGTTCGGGATCTGGTCGCCCTGCTCAACAAACATGGAAGGATCGCGGCGTGA
- a CDS encoding class I SAM-dependent methyltransferase — translation MLHRNRIETTTSKPDIQVNPLQWIVTNATHRGIGRTLTVGLSYAEDYLFDWRNGTDTVRRVEVGTLDFSSNNKAQAKTYGATKARPFLKLLQILDLPRDATFVDIGSGKGRVLMLAAQAGFQRVVGIDFSPQLCEIATQNIAAFRKHTGVQAQIDILQADATAYEFTPDQQVFFMFDPFLPAVVKQVISNLGRSIEDSPRKCWLIYLAPKYHSAIAETKVFPEPHDFTLFGADYKVYTTA, via the coding sequence GTGCTCCATCGCAATCGGATCGAGACAACGACAAGCAAACCGGATATCCAGGTGAACCCTCTGCAATGGATCGTCACCAACGCCACGCATCGAGGTATCGGCCGCACGCTGACCGTCGGACTCAGCTACGCCGAGGACTATCTCTTTGATTGGCGCAATGGCACCGATACGGTGCGTCGAGTCGAAGTCGGAACTCTGGACTTTTCTTCCAATAACAAAGCTCAGGCCAAAACCTACGGAGCCACCAAAGCTCGGCCGTTTCTCAAGCTCCTGCAAATTCTCGATCTTCCGCGCGACGCCACCTTCGTCGACATCGGATCCGGCAAAGGCAGGGTGCTCATGCTCGCCGCTCAGGCGGGATTTCAGCGCGTCGTGGGCATCGATTTCTCCCCCCAGCTCTGCGAGATCGCCACGCAGAACATCGCCGCGTTCCGAAAGCACACCGGCGTTCAGGCCCAGATCGACATCCTTCAGGCAGACGCCACGGCGTATGAGTTCACTCCTGACCAACAGGTGTTTTTCATGTTCGATCCGTTTCTCCCAGCAGTGGTGAAACAAGTGATCAGCAACCTGGGCCGTTCGATCGAAGACTCCCCCCGGAAATGCTGGCTGATCTACCTAGCACCCAAATACCACTCGGCCATCGCCGAAACCAAGGTCTTCCCCGAGCCTCACGACTTCACCCTCTTTGGTGCCGACTACAAGGTCTACACCACCGCCTAG
- a CDS encoding malate dehydrogenase, whose translation MSHTPIRVAVTGAAGQIGYSLLFRIASGAMFGPNQPVILHLIEIEPALPALQGVVMELDDCAFPLLKGVVATADLNEGFKGVNWALLVGSVPRKQGMERKDLLGINGKIFIGQGQAIARNAASDVRILVVGNPCNTNCLIAMNNAPSIPRDRFFAMTRLDENRAKSQLAKKASVDTTAVTNLAVWGNHSATQYPDFYNARIHGRPVTDVIGHHEWLHGDFIATVQQRGAAIIKARGASSAASAANAVVDTVRSLVEPTKEGDWTSVCVCSDGSYGVEKGLISSFPIRTNGKTWEIVQGLPINEFSRGKIDATVKELTDEKSLVSELLPKG comes from the coding sequence ATGAGCCACACTCCAATTCGTGTCGCAGTTACCGGCGCTGCCGGCCAAATCGGTTACTCACTGCTTTTTCGCATCGCTTCGGGTGCCATGTTCGGGCCGAACCAGCCCGTCATCCTGCATCTGATCGAAATTGAACCTGCCTTGCCCGCCCTGCAGGGTGTGGTGATGGAGCTGGATGATTGCGCCTTTCCCTTGCTGAAGGGCGTCGTCGCCACCGCCGACCTGAATGAAGGCTTCAAGGGTGTCAATTGGGCCCTCCTGGTGGGTAGCGTTCCTCGCAAACAGGGGATGGAACGCAAGGACCTGCTCGGCATCAACGGCAAGATCTTCATCGGCCAGGGCCAGGCCATTGCCCGTAACGCCGCGAGCGACGTCCGGATCTTGGTGGTGGGAAATCCCTGCAACACCAACTGCCTGATCGCGATGAACAACGCGCCCAGCATCCCCCGGGATCGTTTCTTCGCGATGACTCGCTTGGATGAGAATCGGGCGAAGTCCCAATTGGCCAAGAAGGCGAGCGTGGACACCACTGCGGTGACCAACCTGGCGGTTTGGGGCAATCACTCGGCCACTCAATATCCTGATTTCTACAACGCCCGCATCCATGGCCGTCCGGTGACCGACGTGATCGGACATCATGAGTGGCTGCACGGCGACTTCATCGCCACGGTGCAACAACGCGGCGCTGCCATCATCAAGGCGCGCGGAGCCAGCAGCGCTGCCAGCGCCGCCAACGCGGTGGTGGACACGGTCCGTTCCTTGGTTGAACCGACCAAGGAAGGCGATTGGACCAGCGTTTGCGTTTGCTCGGACGGCAGCTATGGCGTCGAGAAGGGGCTGATCAGCTCCTTCCCCATCCGCACGAACGGCAAGACCTGGGAAATCGTTCAAGGCCTGCCCATCAATGAGTTCAGCCGTGGCAAGATTGACGCGACGGTGAAAGAACTGACGGACGAGAAGAGCCTCGTCAGCGAGCTGCTGCCGAAGGGCTGA